A stretch of DNA from Cellulomonas fengjieae:
CCAGACGAAACCCGGCGGTCGCGACGAGACGCCTACCTCGGGGACGACCTTGGCCAGCCACGGCAGGAACCCGCCGGTGCCCGCCCAGCGCGACTCGGGCAGCGCCGGCTCGGTCTTCTGCGCGAGCTGCGCGATCGCGCCGAGCGGCACGGGCCGGTCGGCGGTCTGCACGCGCTGCAGGACGGCCTTGCGCGCCGCGGTGCTCGCGCGCGGCTCGGTGACCGCGGCGGTCTCCTTCTTCGCCCGCGCGGGCGCGGTGGTGGTGGCGGCCGGCGCCGAGGCGACCGGCGCCTCGACGGTCGGGGCCTCCACGGCCAGGGTGGACGCCGTCTGCGTGACCAGGTCCGCGAGCTCGTCGGCCGTGATGACGGTGTCGGCGACCGCCCGGTAGGCGCTCGCCGCCGGGCTGGCGGTCATGATCGTCACCCGACGGTCGGCCGCGCGGCACCGCAGGGCCAGCGGCGTGAAGTCGGCGTCCGCGGAGACGATCACGAACTCCTCGTACTGCGTGGACGCGGCGAGCGCGTCGACGGCGTCGAGCACCAGGTTGATGTCGGCGCTGCTCTTGCCCTGCTGGGTCAGCGACGGGCAGTCGACCACCTGGAAGCCGGCGCGCGTGAAGTTGGGCCGGAACTGCGAGAACCGCGACGGGTTGAGGTAGCACGCGCGGATCAGGAACCGCCGCGTGAAGTCGCCCTCGGAGTCCGTGCCGGACTCCAGCTCGCTGAGCCAGTGGGCCGGGTTGGTGGCGAACGCCTCGGCGGCCGCGGGGTCCAGGCGCTGCAGGCCGATGTAGACGTTGTCGAAGTCGACGAACAGCGCGGTTCGAAAACGCCGAGCGGTGTCGTCGCGGTCGGCAGGGGTCACGGTCGAAGATGTCACCAGAGCATCTTCCCTGCTGAGGCCCCGTGATGTGGAACGCGACGCTCGGTCGGTCGTGGTTCGGGGCGGTCAGCGGACCCAGACGCGCAGCCGGCCGACGGTCTCGAACCCGACCGCGACCGGTGCGGCGAGCGCGTCTCCGGCCTCGTAGCCGACCAGCGGGTGGGGACCCAGCTCGCGTCGGGCGAGGGCCACCAGGTCCGACCACACGAGTCCGGCCGCCGCCCGGTGGGCCTGCACGTTCGAGACGCCGATGGCCACGTCCGGCCCGGTGCCCGACCGGTTGAGCGCCGCCACGGCGATCGGACCGTCGGCGTCGGACGCCAGGAGCAGCCGCACCGCGGGATCCGCCGGCACGCCGGGGGTGATCGAGTCGGAGCCGTGCGCGGCGAGCCACCGGGGGAGCGTGGTGGCGTCGACCACCCGCCACGGCAGCTCGGGAGCCGTCGGCTCCCCGGGGGCGCGGGTCAGCCAGTCCGCCTCGAACAGCACCTCGTAGCCGTGCGGGGCCAGGTCGAGGTCGGCGAACGAGTCCTTCACCGACGCCCCTGCCGAGTCGTCGATCACCGCGAGCACGTCGTCGACCCGGGTGCCGGGTTGCAGCGTGACGGCGTCCGGGTAGGCGTCCGGCGACCGGGTGGTGGCCGACCAGTTGCCGTCGTGCGCGACCGTCCGAAGCCCGGCCGCCCGGCAGACGAGGTCGCACCAGGCGGCGTTGTTGGCGGCGGGGATTCTCGCGTCCATGACCCGTCATCCTGTCGGTTCGCGGCTGTGCGCGCGATGATCGGCGGAGCACACCGCCCGCCCGAGGAGGACGCATGGCCTGGATCCGTGGTGCGACACCGGACGACGACCCCGCGGGCGAGGTGACGGCGGCGTTCGACCGGGACCGGGCGACGCTCGGCCGCGTGGCCAACTACACGCGCGTGTTCGCGCACCGGCCCGCCGTTCTGCGCGGCTGGCAGGGCCTGAACGGCGCGATCAAGGGCATGGACCCGAGGCGGTACGAGGTGGCCACCACCGCGGCCGCGCTGCGCCTGCGGTCCAGCTACTGCGCGCTCGCGCACGGCGACGTCCTGGCCTCGAAGCACATGAGCGCCGAGGCGGTGCGCGCGCTGGCGGACGGTGGAGAGTCCGACGAGCTGACCGAGGTGGACCGCGCCGTCGCGCGACTGGCGTCCACCGTCGCCGCCGGGGCCGCCGACATGCAACCGGAGGACCTGGACGAGCTGCGCGCGCTCGGGTTCGCCGACGACGAGATCCTCGACGTCGTGCTCGCCGCCGCGGCGCGGTGCTTCTTCAGCACCGTCCTCGACGCGGTCGGTGCACTGCCGGACGCGGCCTACCGCGCCCTCGACACGCCGTTGCGGGACGCGCTGACGGTCGGGCGGCCGATCGAGGCCACCTGACCTCAGAGCACGTCGCGGCGCGCGGGTCCGGTGTACTGGCTGAGCGGCCGGATCAGGGAGTTCGCGCCCAGCTGCTCCATCACGTGCGCCGTCCAGCCGGTGATGCGGCTGGCCACGAACAACGGGGTGAACGTCGGGGTGTCGAAGCCCATGAGGTGGTAGGCGGGTCCGGTGGGGTAGTCGAGGTTGGGCAGGATGTTCTTGCGCTCGGTCATGGCCGCCTCGAGGGCGTCGTACAGGGCGAGCATGTCGGGCCGGTCGTAGTGCTCGACCAGCGTCACCAGCGAGTCGCGCATGGTGGGCACGCGGGAGTCGCCGTGCTTGTAGACGCGGTGACCGAAGCCCATGATCTTGCGCTTGCCGGCCAGCGCGTCGTCCAGCCAGGCGGCCGCGCGGTCCGCGGTGCCGATCTCGGCGAACGTGGCCATGACCGCCTCGTTGGCGCCGCCGTGCAGCGGTCCCTTGAGCGCGCCGACCGCGGCGGTGACCGCGGAGTGCAGGTCGGCGAGCGTCGAGGCGACCACGCGCGCGGTGAACGTGGAGGCGTTGAAGGAGTGCTCGGCGTAGAGCACCATCGACACCTCGAACGCGTGCACCACGACGGGGTCCGGCACCTCGCCGAACGTGGCCCACAGGAAGTTCTCCGCGAACCCCAGGTCGTCGCGCGCAGCGACGGGATCCTGGCCGCGGCGCCGCCGCTGGTCCAGCGCCACGACCGCGGGGAGCTGCGCGAGCAGACGCACCGACTTGGCCAGGTTGGCCTCGCGCGAGGAGTCCTCCGCGGTCGGGTCGTGCGCGCCGAGCACGCTGACCGCGGTCCGCACGACGTCCATCGGGTGGCAGGTGGTCGGCAGCGACATGACGGCGTCGACGACCGCGTCGTCCAGCACCCGCTGCGAGCGCTCGGCGGCCTGCAGCTCGGCCAGCTGGGCGTCGCTCGGCAGCTCGCCGTGCCAGAGCAGGTACGCGACCTGCTCGAACGAGCACTGGTCCGCGAGCTGCTGCACCGGGTACCCGCGGTAGAGCAGGGAGTTGCTGGCGGCGTCGACCGAGGAGACCTCGGTGGTGTCGACGACCACGCCGGCGAGCCCCTTGTGGATCTGGACGTCGGTCTCGGTCATGCGGTGTGCCTCCATCGTCGTTGACGGAACGGGGTGCTGCGGTGGTGCTGGTCAGAGCCTGAAGTTG
This window harbors:
- a CDS encoding bifunctional 2-methylcitrate synthase/citrate synthase, giving the protein MTETDVQIHKGLAGVVVDTTEVSSVDAASNSLLYRGYPVQQLADQCSFEQVAYLLWHGELPSDAQLAELQAAERSQRVLDDAVVDAVMSLPTTCHPMDVVRTAVSVLGAHDPTAEDSSREANLAKSVRLLAQLPAVVALDQRRRRGQDPVAARDDLGFAENFLWATFGEVPDPVVVHAFEVSMVLYAEHSFNASTFTARVVASTLADLHSAVTAAVGALKGPLHGGANEAVMATFAEIGTADRAAAWLDDALAGKRKIMGFGHRVYKHGDSRVPTMRDSLVTLVEHYDRPDMLALYDALEAAMTERKNILPNLDYPTGPAYHLMGFDTPTFTPLFVASRITGWTAHVMEQLGANSLIRPLSQYTGPARRDVL
- a CDS encoding NYN domain-containing protein — encoded protein: MTSSTVTPADRDDTARRFRTALFVDFDNVYIGLQRLDPAAAEAFATNPAHWLSELESGTDSEGDFTRRFLIRACYLNPSRFSQFRPNFTRAGFQVVDCPSLTQQGKSSADINLVLDAVDALAASTQYEEFVIVSADADFTPLALRCRAADRRVTIMTASPAASAYRAVADTVITADELADLVTQTASTLAVEAPTVEAPVASAPAATTTAPARAKKETAAVTEPRASTAARKAVLQRVQTADRPVPLGAIAQLAQKTEPALPESRWAGTGGFLPWLAKVVPEVGVSSRPPGFVWDPKRFGEADLPGAVSDTAPSALQRQVVAVTDTPGLSQANYRVLLTALAADLKTHPFDRAETSRRVRDACQKAGAKIGRSTVNFVIGGIIFTGLDLKSTTKAGDLALAWAENVVGLCRGARMQLSTGDVAAITTWVGGGLLES
- a CDS encoding carboxymuconolactone decarboxylase family protein, producing MAWIRGATPDDDPAGEVTAAFDRDRATLGRVANYTRVFAHRPAVLRGWQGLNGAIKGMDPRRYEVATTAAALRLRSSYCALAHGDVLASKHMSAEAVRALADGGESDELTEVDRAVARLASTVAAGAADMQPEDLDELRALGFADDEILDVVLAAAARCFFSTVLDAVGALPDAAYRALDTPLRDALTVGRPIEAT